TCGTGCCCGTTCTCCAGGTCGCCGCTGTTCAGCGGGCGGAGCAGCAGGCGCTCGGCGCGCAGCTCCTCCGCGGCGTAGGGCAGGCCGGTGGCCGCGTGCGGCTCGGTGGCGGTGATCGTGGCCTCGTCGCTCACGTGTCCTCCTCTGGTGGGTGCTCCTGGACGGACGTCAGGAGGCGGCGGTCTCGTCGTCGACGGCTCGGAGCGCGTGCGGGCGGGGCGCCTCTTCGACCTCCACGCCGAACAGCGCCGACGTCGCGTCCACGAACGCCTGCGCCTCGCCGTTCCTGGCGAGCTCGCGCCCTCGGACCGACGGGGTGTGCAGGAGCACACCGGCCAGGTGGCGCAGCGCCGCCTCGGTCTGCTCGGAGGAGTCGCCGCGCGAGCGGGCCCGGGCGATCTCCGCGTCCAGGATGCCGAAGACGTGGGTGCGGAGGGCGACGAGCGCGGGCGTGACGGCCTGCTCGGCGTTCTGCGCCGCGAACTCCGCGGCGGCGGCGCCGACGAGCTCGCGGGCGTCGGCCGCGGCGTTCAGCTCCTCGACCGGCGCGTGGATGCTGATGGTCTCCAGGTCGAGCAGCTCGACGTCGCGGAGCGCGGCGACGGCCGGGTCGACGTTGCGGGGGAGGCCGAGGTCGATGACGAGGCGGCGCTCGGCGGCGTCCGGCGCGGCGATGGCATCGGCCAGCAGGGAGCGGGTGATGACGTGATCGGTGACGGCCGAGCAGGTGACGACGAGGTCCGCGGCGCCGAGCGCCTCCAGGAGGTCGTCGGACTCGACGGGGACGACATCGTGCGAGAGGGCGAACTTCGCCGCGCGCCCGGTCGGCGAGAACACCTGCACGTCGACCACGCCGCGCTCGCGCAGTGCGGCCAGGCTGGCGCCGGCGTACTTGCCGGTCCCGACGAGGAGCACGCGCACGGCGGCCCAGTCGCTGATCCGGCTCTCCGCCAGCTCGAGCGCGAGGCGGACCATCGAGCGGCCGGCCGTCATGATGCCGGTCTGGTTCTTGACCCCGCGGGAGGTCCGCGACGCGACCTGGAAGACGCGCTCCAGGCTTGCGGTCACGGTGCCGGAGGCGCGGGCCGACTCCAACGCCCTGCGCACCTGCCCGGCGATCTCGCCCTCCCCGACCACGACCGACTCGAGGCCGCTGGAGACGGAGAAGAGGTGCTCGGCGACGGCGTCGTCGCTGTAGACGGCGCTGGAGGAGCGGAGCAGGGCGGCGTCGATGCCGCTGGCGGCGGCGACGGTCTCGATCACCTGGTCCGTGGTCGCGCCCGCGGCGAGCGGCTGCGCGTCCACGTCGAGCGCGTGTACGTCGAGATAGGCCTCGAAGCGGTTGCAGGTGGCGAGGACGACCGAGCCTGCGACGATTCCGTGCTGCTCCGCGAGTGCCGCGGTGACGGCGGGCGCATGGCGCTCGAGCCGTTCGAGGAGGTCGAACTCCGCAGTGCGGTGGCTCGACGAGAAGCAGAGAAGCACGGGGGAAAGAATACGCTCGGCGCCGACCAGACTCGAATCGGGATACCCCGTCCTGTGGCTGTTCGACATGATTCCCGGGGGATTGGCAGATTCGGCCCTGGCAGAATCATCGGGTGACCTCCCTCGACCCGACCCACCCGCTCTCCGAAGGCCGAACAGCGGGCAGTCGCCTGATCCGCTCCTATCAGGGCGAACGGCAGGAGACCGTCCCCGTCTGGTTCATGCGCCAGGCCGGACGGTCGCTGCCCGAGTACCGGGAGCTGCGCGTCGGCACGCGCATGCTCGACGCCTGCCTCGACCCCGCGATGGCGAGCGAGATCACGCTGCAACCGGTGCGCAGGCACGGCGTGGACGCGGGCA
This genomic stretch from Leifsonia sp. EB41 harbors:
- a CDS encoding glutamyl-tRNA reductase encodes the protein MLLCFSSSHRTAEFDLLERLERHAPAVTAALAEQHGIVAGSVVLATCNRFEAYLDVHALDVDAQPLAAGATTDQVIETVAAASGIDAALLRSSSAVYSDDAVAEHLFSVSSGLESVVVGEGEIAGQVRRALESARASGTVTASLERVFQVASRTSRGVKNQTGIMTAGRSMVRLALELAESRISDWAAVRVLLVGTGKYAGASLAALRERGVVDVQVFSPTGRAAKFALSHDVVPVESDDLLEALGAADLVVTCSAVTDHVITRSLLADAIAAPDAAERRLVIDLGLPRNVDPAVAALRDVELLDLETISIHAPVEELNAAADARELVGAAAAEFAAQNAEQAVTPALVALRTHVFGILDAEIARARSRGDSSEQTEAALRHLAGVLLHTPSVRGRELARNGEAQAFVDATSALFGVEVEEAPRPHALRAVDDETAAS